From a region of the Phaseolus vulgaris cultivar G19833 chromosome 6, P. vulgaris v2.0, whole genome shotgun sequence genome:
- the LOC137832989 gene encoding uncharacterized protein, with protein sequence MPGIDPDFLCHRLTMDPSVRPVRQRRRKFNEERRQVVREETKKLLKAGHSREIQYPEWLANVVLVRKANGNWRMCVDFIDLNKTPQLPRRFLWLQPDHDAPQRRVQDSVYDRIVLLLLQGNALWAKECRCHLPAVDGQSTSTHVRAECPRIHRRYGGHLLAEGNVADLEELFTTIAKYRLKLNPEKCVFKVEVGKFLGFLLTERGIDANLKKCAVIIAMRSPISVKEVQQLTGRMAALSIFVLSGDKGHPYF encoded by the exons ATGCCCGGGATAGACCCTGACTTCCTGTGTCACCGTCTCACCATGGATCCCTCAGTCCGACCTGTTCGCCAGAGAAGGCGAAAGTTTAATGAAGAAAGGCGTCAGGTTGTGAGGGAAGAAACGAAGAAGCTATTGAAGGCTGGCCACTCTAGGGAAATTCAATACCCCGAATGGCTAGCTAACGTGGTATTAGTAAGGAAGGCCAACGGGAattggaggatgtgcgtggacttcatagacctcaacaag ACTCCTCAGCTTCCTAGACGCTTTCTCTGGCTAcaaccagatcatgatgcaCCCCAGAGACGAGTGCAAGACAGCGTTTATGACAGAATTGTCttgttattgctacaaggtaatgcccttTGGGCTAAAGAATGCAGGTGCCACCTACCAGCAGTTGATGGACAGAGTACTAGCACCCATGTTAGGGCGGAATGTCCAAGGATACATAGACGATATGGTGGTCACCTCCTAGCTGAAGGAAACGTAGCTGACCTGGAAGAGTTGTTTACCACAATAGCGAAGTACAGGTTGAAGttgaacccagagaagtgtgtgttcaAGGTTGAGGTAGGCAAGTTCTTAGGTTTCCTACTCACTGAACGTGGGATAGACGCAAATCTTAAGAAGTGTGCCGTGATAATAGCTATGAGAAGCCCGATCTCGGTGAAAgaagtgcagcagttgacaggACGCATGGCCGCTCTATCCATATTTGTGTTGTCAGGAGACAAGGGGCACCCTTACTTCTAG